One window from the genome of Saccharicrinis carchari encodes:
- a CDS encoding HYC_CC_PP family protein, whose product MFKTTVHIVIAMFLLLATAGVTISMHYCGGSLVYTSINQQAESCCDDDGCCENKTLHYELEDDYLSPIVVDNNNLIEMEILFPILFVMNFDLSAAQAKPSFAFIDSYPPPKIQTRLSLLQVYLI is encoded by the coding sequence ATGTTTAAAACCACCGTACATATCGTAATAGCAATGTTTCTGCTGTTAGCTACCGCAGGAGTAACTATTTCTATGCACTATTGTGGCGGCAGTCTGGTTTATACATCTATTAATCAACAAGCCGAATCGTGCTGTGACGATGACGGATGCTGCGAAAACAAGACTTTACATTATGAGCTCGAAGATGATTATCTAAGCCCTATCGTTGTTGATAACAACAATCTGATAGAAATGGAAATTTTGTTTCCGATTTTATTTGTGATGAATTTCGATTTGTCCGCAGCACAAGCAAAGCCTTCCTTTGCTTTTATTGATTCGTACCCTCCTCCCAAAATACAAACCCGACTTTCTTTATTGCAGGTTTACTTGATTTGA
- a CDS encoding efflux RND transporter permease subunit: MLNSTIKFFLENRLVTFLVLLIFVSWGIVTSPFGWDTGILPSDPVPVDAIPDIGENQQIVFTEWMGRSPQDIEDQISYPLTTYMLGIPGVKSIRSSSIFGFSSIFIIFSDDVEFYWSRSRILEKLSSLPSGLLPEGVQPALGPDATALGQVYWYTIEGRDKNGNPTGGWDLHEIRTVQDFYVKYGLNGTEGVSEVASIGGFVQEYQIDVNPDALKAYNIPLHMVMQAVQKSNRDVGAKTVEINQAEYLVRGLGYIKKVEDIEKAVVAVQENVPIRIQDIGVVSLGPSTRRGALDKDGAEVVGGVVVARYGANPLQVINNVKDKIKEISPGLPKKILANGVESQLTIVPFYDRSGLIYETLGTLEEAISLQILIVILVVIVMVYNLRASFLISSLLPIAVLMVFIAMRYFGVDANIVALSGIAIAIGTMVDLGVILSENIIKHVEESPSEQKLITTIYNGASEVSSAIFTAVSTTIVSFIPVFTMQAAEGKLFGPLAFTKTFALIAALIVSLFLMPTLAHWFFGAKIKSQKVKKWLNITLIPIGIATLFAGQTWGGMILLAFGLVGVVKEFREIKLEVRSEKLEVGGGKIDGDKAITTAGASLQRKFKSWANWVLEYAEIIIVLIGVIWLLAKYWLPLGPSKSMVTNVLFVALLVVIILGFFIILEYFYKPILHWCLNNKVKFLLIPSFLILFGATTWMGFNNIFGFVAKGFDGLGWNVRTTKVWSGLTHTFPAIGKEFMPSLNEGSFLLMPTSMPHSGFEYNREVLGQLDMLLTNIPEVELTVGKLGRVESALDPAPISMYENVINYRPEYMLNEKGHRVRFKVDKNDRFILSTGDTLSNTEALHSGVTLAELIPDTRGNYYRNWREEIKSPDDIWNEIVKVAKIPGVTSAPKLQPIETRLVMLQTGMRAPMGIKVYGPDLPTIEAFGMELEEVLKEVPSVKAEAVFADRIVGKPYLHLNIDRDEISRYGLNVEDVQQTIETAIGGMNITSTVEGRKRFPVRVRYPRELRDDPESLGNILIPTPTGAQIPISQIVDFEYVRGPQAIKSEETFLVGYVLFDKREGFSEVGVVNDAQNAIQARIDSGDLNVPAGISYKFSGSYENQVRAEKRLSIIVPLVLVIVFLILYFQFKSITTSLMVFSGIAMAFSGGFMMIWLYGQGWFVDFSIFGANMRELFQMHTINLSVAVWVGFIALFGIATDDGVLMATYLDQSFARNKTDNLKGIRAAVVEAGYRRIKPAVMTSATTIIALLPILTSTGRGADIMIPMAIPAFGGMIFAAITYFIVPVLYSMREERRIRG, encoded by the coding sequence ATGCTTAATAGTACCATTAAATTTTTCTTGGAGAATAGACTGGTCACCTTTTTGGTTCTCCTTATTTTCGTCAGTTGGGGAATCGTAACATCACCTTTTGGTTGGGATACCGGTATTTTGCCCTCCGACCCCGTTCCGGTAGATGCCATACCGGATATTGGCGAAAACCAGCAAATTGTATTTACCGAGTGGATGGGTCGTTCGCCTCAGGATATCGAAGACCAAATTTCCTACCCCCTCACTACTTATATGTTGGGAATACCGGGAGTGAAATCAATCCGCAGTTCATCCATATTTGGTTTTTCCAGTATTTTTATCATCTTTTCTGATGATGTTGAATTCTACTGGTCGCGTTCGCGGATTCTCGAAAAGCTAAGCTCACTGCCATCGGGTTTGCTGCCCGAGGGTGTGCAGCCTGCACTTGGCCCAGATGCCACTGCTTTGGGGCAGGTGTACTGGTACACCATCGAAGGCCGCGACAAAAACGGAAACCCCACCGGAGGCTGGGATTTGCACGAAATTCGTACCGTCCAGGATTTTTACGTAAAATATGGGCTCAACGGTACCGAAGGTGTTTCCGAAGTGGCATCCATTGGTGGCTTTGTGCAGGAATACCAAATCGATGTTAATCCCGATGCACTGAAAGCGTACAATATCCCTTTGCATATGGTAATGCAGGCCGTGCAAAAATCCAACCGCGATGTAGGTGCCAAAACCGTCGAAATTAACCAGGCCGAATATCTTGTTCGTGGATTGGGTTATATCAAAAAAGTAGAAGATATTGAAAAAGCCGTGGTTGCGGTGCAGGAAAATGTTCCCATCCGCATTCAGGACATTGGCGTAGTCAGCTTGGGGCCATCTACGCGCAGGGGTGCTCTGGACAAAGATGGCGCCGAAGTGGTTGGTGGCGTGGTAGTTGCCCGTTACGGCGCGAATCCCTTGCAGGTTATCAACAATGTAAAAGATAAAATCAAGGAAATCTCGCCCGGATTGCCCAAAAAGATATTGGCCAACGGGGTAGAAAGCCAACTAACTATCGTACCATTCTACGACCGTTCCGGTCTTATTTATGAAACCCTGGGAACATTGGAAGAAGCCATATCGCTCCAGATTCTGATTGTTATTCTGGTGGTTATCGTTATGGTTTATAACCTGAGGGCATCGTTCTTAATTTCCAGTTTATTGCCCATTGCCGTGCTAATGGTTTTTATTGCCATGCGTTATTTTGGTGTCGATGCCAACATTGTGGCCTTATCCGGGATAGCCATTGCCATTGGTACGATGGTCGATTTGGGAGTAATCCTATCTGAGAACATCATCAAACACGTTGAAGAGTCCCCCTCCGAACAGAAACTTATAACCACCATCTATAATGGGGCATCCGAAGTTAGTTCAGCTATATTTACGGCGGTTTCAACCACCATTGTCAGTTTTATCCCGGTGTTTACCATGCAGGCCGCCGAAGGAAAACTTTTCGGTCCGTTGGCGTTTACCAAAACGTTTGCACTAATTGCTGCACTTATCGTTTCATTATTTCTTATGCCTACGCTGGCGCATTGGTTTTTTGGTGCAAAAATTAAAAGTCAAAAAGTCAAAAAGTGGCTGAATATTACATTGATACCCATTGGAATTGCCACCCTTTTTGCCGGACAGACATGGGGGGGAATGATTTTGCTGGCTTTTGGCCTTGTAGGGGTAGTGAAAGAATTCAGAGAAATAAAGTTAGAAGTTAGAAGTGAGAAGTTAGAAGTTGGAGGAGGGAAGATAGATGGCGACAAAGCTATAACTACTGCCGGTGCATCCCTTCAACGAAAATTTAAATCATGGGCTAATTGGGTGCTTGAATATGCCGAAATCATCATTGTGCTTATTGGTGTTATCTGGTTACTGGCCAAATACTGGCTTCCGCTGGGACCTTCAAAAAGTATGGTAACAAATGTTTTATTTGTAGCCCTGCTCGTTGTAATTATATTGGGTTTCTTTATAATCCTTGAATATTTTTATAAACCGATACTCCATTGGTGTCTAAACAATAAGGTCAAATTCCTTTTGATTCCTTCCTTTTTAATTCTTTTCGGGGCAACTACCTGGATGGGGTTCAACAACATTTTTGGTTTTGTAGCCAAAGGTTTCGACGGGCTTGGATGGAATGTCCGCACCACCAAAGTATGGTCGGGATTAACCCACACCTTCCCTGCTATCGGGAAAGAATTTATGCCTTCGCTCAATGAAGGGAGTTTCTTGCTCATGCCCACTTCCATGCCCCATTCAGGTTTTGAATACAACCGCGAAGTTTTGGGGCAGCTGGATATGTTGTTGACCAATATCCCTGAAGTTGAACTAACGGTAGGGAAATTAGGTAGGGTTGAGTCAGCACTCGACCCGGCACCCATCTCGATGTACGAGAACGTTATTAATTACCGTCCTGAATATATGCTCAACGAAAAAGGGCACCGGGTAAGATTTAAGGTAGATAAAAACGACCGTTTCATACTGAGCACCGGAGATACACTAAGCAATACAGAAGCCTTGCACAGTGGGGTAACCCTTGCGGAGCTGATACCGGATACCAGAGGAAATTATTACCGCAACTGGCGGGAGGAAATCAAATCGCCCGATGACATTTGGAATGAGATTGTGAAAGTGGCGAAAATACCGGGTGTTACTTCGGCGCCTAAACTGCAACCCATCGAAACCCGATTGGTAATGTTGCAAACGGGGATGCGCGCACCCATGGGTATTAAAGTATATGGTCCGGACCTGCCAACCATCGAAGCATTTGGGATGGAATTGGAAGAGGTGCTGAAAGAGGTTCCTTCGGTAAAAGCCGAGGCGGTATTCGCCGACCGGATTGTTGGTAAACCTTACTTGCACCTCAATATTGATCGTGACGAAATTTCGCGTTACGGGCTCAATGTGGAAGATGTGCAGCAAACCATCGAAACGGCCATTGGAGGAATGAACATTACTTCAACGGTTGAAGGTCGGAAACGATTTCCCGTAAGGGTACGCTACCCGCGCGAACTTAGAGACGACCCCGAATCGCTGGGGAATATTCTGATACCTACACCTACCGGAGCACAAATTCCCATCTCCCAAATTGTAGATTTTGAATACGTTAGGGGGCCACAGGCCATTAAAAGCGAGGAGACTTTTTTGGTGGGTTATGTTTTGTTCGACAAAAGGGAAGGTTTTTCAGAAGTAGGCGTGGTTAATGATGCGCAGAATGCCATACAAGCACGTATTGACTCCGGCGATTTAAACGTGCCGGCCGGAATTAGTTACAAGTTCTCGGGGAGTTACGAAAACCAGGTGCGGGCAGAAAAACGCCTCTCTATCATTGTACCGCTGGTTTTGGTCATTGTGTTTCTGATACTCTACTTCCAATTTAAGTCAATCACTACTTCACTGATGGTTTTCTCAGGCATAGCCATGGCCTTTAGCGGTGGTTTTATGATGATATGGCTATACGGCCAGGGCTGGTTTGTGGATTTTTCCATCTTTGGCGCCAACATGCGGGAGCTATTCCAAATGCACACCATCAACCTGAGTGTGGCGGTGTGGGTCGGCTTTATCGCCCTCTTTGGTATTGCTACCGACGATGGTGTTTTAATGGCCACTTACCTCGACCAAAGTTTTGCCCGTAATAAAACCGATAATCTGAAAGGAATACGCGCAGCGGTGGTGGAAGCGGGCTACCGTAGAATTAAACCTGCCGTAATGACTTCGGCAACAACCATCATCGCGTTGCTGCCCATCTTAACCTCTACCGGACGGGGCGCTGATATTATGATACCTATGGCCATTCCGGCTTTTGGGGGGATGATTTTTGCTGCAATTACCTATTTTATCGTACCGGTGCTTTATAGCATGAGGGAAGAGAGACGGATTAGAGGCTAG